In a single window of the Methanotorris formicicus Mc-S-70 genome:
- the cfbA gene encoding sirohydrochlorin nickelochelatase produces MKKLQNHINQILERCIMEALVLVGHGSRLPYSKEIVEKIAEKIKAKNIYPIVEVGMMEFNEPTIPQAVKKAIEQGAKKIIVVPVFLAHGNHTKRDIPRILGLIEDDGEHHHHHEHEHHHHHHHHEHEKLELPDDVEIIYREPLGADDRIVDIVLDRAVGR; encoded by the coding sequence ATGAAAAAATTACAAAATCATATTAATCAAATATTAGAGAGGTGTATTATGGAAGCATTGGTTTTAGTAGGGCATGGCAGTAGGTTGCCATACAGTAAAGAGATAGTTGAGAAGATTGCTGAAAAGATAAAGGCAAAAAATATATATCCTATTGTTGAAGTTGGTATGATGGAGTTCAATGAGCCAACAATTCCACAGGCAGTTAAGAAGGCAATTGAACAAGGGGCTAAAAAGATTATCGTTGTCCCTGTTTTCTTAGCCCATGGAAACCACACAAAAAGAGATATCCCAAGAATATTGGGGTTAATTGAGGATGATGGAGAACATCACCACCATCATGAACATGAGCATCACCACCATCACCACCATCATGAACATGAAAAGTTGGAACTTCCAGATGATGTGGAGATAATATATAGGGAACCTTTGGGAGCAGATGATAGGATT